AGCAGCAACAGGGTATCGCCGGCTTCGCGCTCGTCGAACAGGCTGTCGATCAGCCCTTGCAGATCCAGCGCCCAGTCGCCCAGCGGGCGCGGCCGCTGCAGGCTTTCGGCCAGGCCGGCGAGCTTGCCGACGAAGGCGCACAGGCGACCGAGCAGCTGGCCGCGCGCACCTTCCAGGGCATCCAGCGGCAGGTTGTCACCGAGCAGCGGGATGCCTTCGCCGGCCAGTTGCGGCGGCGCGGCGAAACCCAAGAGCAGACGGTCGAGGCCCTGGGCCCAGGTAAAGGCATTGTCTTCCGGCAGGCCGAGGGCGGCATGGTGGCCGGCATCGCGGCCCCAGCGCACACCGGCGTCGCGCAACCAGTCGCGCAGCAGCGGCAGGTCTTCCGGTTCGATGCCGGCACGGCGGGCAATGGCCGGCTGCTCCAGCCAGGCGAGGATTTCCTCGGCGGCGAAGCGACTCTCGGGCAGCGCCAGCAGATCGATGAAAGCTTCCAGCAGCGGCAGCTCGGCACGCAGGCTGCGGTCAGCCAGGCTGAAGGGAATGCGCGGGGCACCTTCACGCGGGGCAAACACCGCTTCGATGTAAGGAGCGTAGCGCTCGATATCGGGAGTCAGCACCACCACCTGATCCGGCGTCAGGCTGGGGTCGGCGGCAAAACGGGCAAGCAGCTGGTCATGCAGGATTTCCACTTCGCGCAGCGGCGAGTGGGCGATATGCAGCTCCAGCGAGCGGTCATCGGCGCGCAGCTCGATTCGCTCGTCCGCACTACGCGTTCGGAGCCGCAGGATATCGTGCTGCAGGGCATGCAGCAGGCTGTCGTCGTGCAGATCGGCGTCTTCGCTGTATAGCCCGGTTTCCTGGCCGCCCTCGGCCGAGGCCAGGCTGAACAGGCTGTCGAAGAAGTCGCGGCCCTGCTTGCCGAGGCTGGCCAGCAGCGGGTGGCCGACATCGAGGTACCACTCGTCCGGGCTCAGCTCCGGCTGCTTGGCCAGCTCGCGAATGTCGCGGATCTCGCCCCAGGCCTCGCGGCACGGGTTGAGGGCGAAAATGATCACCTCCGTATGCCGCGCCAGCCCTTCGAGCACGCGCAGGTGATGGGGCGGCAGCGAGCTGATGCCGAACACCAGCAGGCGCTCCGGCAGGCCAGTGATGGGCGCCGGGTCGTACAGCCGTTGCAGCAGGTCGTCGAGCAGGCGCGCGCGGTGCGGGTGGCCGTCCTTGGTCAGCTCGCGCCAGAGCAGGGCCTGCCAGGCTTCGTCGGCGCCCAGGTCGCACAGTTCGTCGCGTTCCCAGGCGGCCAGCCAGTCGTCGCGGTACAGCAGGTACTGGTCGAACACGTCGGCGATGCGCGTGGCCAGGGACAGCCGGCGACGCTCGTCGCCGCCTTCCAGGTAGCGCGCCAGGCGCGGCGCCAGCTCCAGGTTGGCCGACTCGCACAGCCAGTCGTACAGGCGCCAGCTGAGGGTCAGCGGGGTGAAGGCGGACTGCTCGGGCAGCTGGCCCAGCACCAGCCGCGACAGCTCCCAGACAAAGGCCGAGGGCAGCTGCACTTCCAGCTGCATGGCGATGCCCTGTTCGCGCGCCAGCTGCAGGGTCAGCCAGCGGCCGATGCCCTGGCTCGGTACAACCACCCGTGCCGGGGCGAACGGGTCGCGCGCCGGCGTGGCGAGCAGGCGGGTAGCCAGGGCGCCAAGGGTTTCCAGGTCGGGGGCGTGGTACAGGCTGAGCATCGGGCTGCGCGTCTCGAAAGCAGTGGCGGCAAGGGTAACAAGAAGCGCGGCCCGGGGAGGACGCCGGCGCGGATTATTTGCTACCGTGCCGGGGCCAACATAACAACCATTCAAGGAGGAAACATGGCATCCGGAAACCCCTCGCTCTCGGAAAAGGCCTTCAGCAACCTAGAGGTTGCCAGCGATCCGATGACCCTCGGCGGTACCGTCAACAAGACCGCCATATTGCTGGCCCTGATGCTGATCCCGGCCGTGTGGATCTGGGGCCGCTTCTTCGCCAACCCCGAAAGCGCCGGGCAGCTGCTGCCACTGATCTTCGGCGGCCTGGGTGCCGGTTTGCTGCTGTCGCTGATCGTGATCTTCTTCAAGCGCAGCGCCCCCTACCTGGCACCGCTGTATGCCCTGGCGGAAGGCCTGGTTCTTGGCGGGGTCTCGGCCTTCTATGAGGCGCAGTTCCCCGGCATCGTGCTGCAAGCCGTGGCGCTGACCTTCGGCACCCTGTTCTGCCTGCTGGCCGCCTACCGTAGCGGGCTGATCCGCGCCACCGAGAACTTCAAGCTCGGCGTCACCGCCGCCACCGGCGCCATCGTCCTGCTGTACCTGGTCAATATGGGCCTGCGCCTGTTCACCGATATCAGCATGCCGTTCATCCATGAAGGCGGCTGGTTTGGCATCGGCTTCAGCCTGTTCGTGGTGGTGGTCGCCGCACTCAACCTGGTGCTGGATTTCGACTTCATCGAGCAGGGCGTCGAGCAGCAGTGCCCGAAATACATGGAGTGGTATGCCGCCTTCGGCCTGATGCTGACCCTGGTCTGGCTGTACCTGGAAATGCTTCGCCTGCTGTCCAAGCTGCGCAAGTAAGCACACACCCGCAGGTAACGAAGGGCCGCCGATGCGGCCCTTTGCATTTGTGCGCAACGTGCTGCCAAGGCTGGCGCCCGCCGTGATCTGCAACTAAAGCTAACGGTAAGGGAGAAAACCGCCGCCCCGGCCGTCCAACAACAAGCTCCCGGCAAGCGAGCCCCACGGGAGGCTACGCCATGCTGACCCTGCTCAACCTGCTGTCTGCCATCGCCCTGCTGGTGTGGGGCACCCATATCGTGCGTACCGGCATCCTGCGCGTGTACGGCTCGCAACTGCGGCGCATCCTCAGCCACAGCGTGCAGCGGCGGCCGCTGGCGTTCGCCGCAGGCATCGGTGTCACCGCCCTGGTGCAGAGCAGCAATGCCACCGCCCTGCTGGTCACCTCCTTCGTCGCCCAGGGCCTGATGGAGCTGGCCCCGGCGCTGGCCATCATGCTCGGCGCCGACGTCGGCACGGCGCTGATGGCCCAGGTGCTGACCCTCGACCTGTCCTGGCTGTCGCCGCTGCTGATCTTCGCCGGGGTGGTGCTGTTCCTCTCGCGCAAGCAGAGCCGCCTGGGCCAGGTCGGGCGGGTGGCGATCGGCCTCGGCCTGCTGATCCTGGCGCTGCAGCTGATTGTCCAGGCAGCCAAGCCGATCGCCGAATCGCACAGCATCGAGGCGCTGTTCGCCTCGCTGACCGGCGACCTGCTGCTGGATGCCCTGGTCGGTGCCCTGTTCGCCCTGATCACCTACTCCAGCCTGGCTGCCGTGCTGCTCACCGCGACCCTGGCCGGCAGCGGCATGATCGGCCTGCCGGTGGCCATCGGCCTGGTGATCGGCGCCAATATCGGCAGCGGTGTACTGGCCCTGCTCGGCAGCGGCATGCAGTCGACGGCCGGGCGCCGGGTGGCCGTCGGCAGCCTGCTGTACAAGCTGCTCGGCCTACTGCTGGTGGTGCCCCTGGTCGATCCGCTGGTGCACTGGATGGCCGGCCTGGGCATCAACAGCGGCAGCCTGGTGATTGCCTTCCACCTGGCCTACAACAGCCTGCGCTGCCTGCTGCTACTGCCCAGCGTGAACCTGATGGCACGCCTGTGCAGCCTGCTGCTGGCCGAGCGTGGCAGCAGCAACGGCGTGGCCGCGCCGCGCCATCTCGACCGCACGGCCCTGGAGACTCCCAGCCTGGCGCTGGCCAACGCGGTGCGCGAGACCCTGCGCATCGGCGACCTGGTGGAGCAGATGCTGGCCCAGCTGCCGGAACTGCTGCGCGATGGCGACGCCGAGGTCGGCCGCGAGGTGCGCCGCCTGGATGACGATGTCGACGCCCTCTACAGCGCGGTAAAGCTGTACCTGGCGCAGATGCCGCGCGAGGATCTGCCGGCCCATGACAGCCGGCGCTGGGCGGAAATCATCGAGCTGGCGGTGAACCTGGAGCACGCCGGCGACATGATCGAACAGATGGTCGGCAAGCTCGACCACCACAAGCGCCCGCGCCACCAGGCCTTCTCCGAGACCGGTCTGGCCGAGCTGCTGGGCCTGCACCAGCAGCTGCAGGCCAACCTGCGCCTGGGCCTCAATGTGTTCGTCAGTGGCACCCGCGACAATGCCCAGCGCCTGCTGCGGGAAAAACGCCGCTTCCGCCTGCACGAGCGCCAGCTGGCCCATGCCCACGTCAATCGCCTGAGCCGTCAGGTGGTGCAGAGCATCGAGACCAGCGCCCTGCACCTGGAGCTGATCGCCGACATGAAGCGCCTCAACTCGCTGTTCTGCAGCAGCGCCTATGCCGTGCTGGAGAATGACGACAGCGCGCCGGCGGGCAACACCGACGGCCTCGACGACACGCCGCTGCAGACCCCGCCCGCCAGCTGAGGCGGTATCACTGGGGTTGCAGATAGCGCGCCTTGATCCGCTCCAGGCTGCCATCGGCGCGCATGCTCGCCACTGCCGCACTCAGACGCCGCACCAGCCGGTCAGTGCACTGCCGCGAACAGGCCAGGTACTGGCCGGTGGAGCCCAGCGCGGCGCCGCGCAGCAGCGCCGGGCCGCCCTCCTGACGCTGCAGCAGGTCGGCTTCCAGTACCGGGTTGTACCAGGCCTCGACCCGTCCGGCCTGGAGCATGTGCAGGGCCGACGGCCCCTGGTTGACCTCCACCAGTTGGCTGGGCGCAAAGCCCTGTTCGAGAAGGATGGTGTAGCCTGCCGAGCCGCGCGACACGGCAATGCTGTGCAGGCGACTGCGCGCCTCGGCAAAGGATGCAATGGGCTGCTCGCGGGTGTAGAAGGCGCGCTCGACCTGCATGATCTCGGCGATCCAGGTGAAACTGCTTTCGCGCTCGGGTAGACGTGCCAGGGGAATGATCAGGGTGTCCTGCAGCAGCGGCACGCTGCTCAGTGCCCGTGGGCTGGGCACCACGATCAGTTGGTAGCCGTAGCCGGCCCGGCGCAGGGCTTCGAGGGTGATATCACCGATGATGCCCTTGTGCTCGCCCTGGTTGACGGTGATCGGCGGGACTTCCATCAGGTACAGCGGCAGTTCCTGCGCCCAGGCGCCGGCCAGCTGCAACCCCAGCGCCAGCAGCAGCCAGCCTCCGCCTCGCGCACGTCGCGCTCCCTGCATCCCTCATCCCCTCTGTGGTTGTTTCTGCAGTGTTGACCCGCCGCCGCGGCCCCGCCAGTTTCCGCGCAGCGCCGGCCTGCTGGTATTCTGCCGGCTTTTGCGCCGCCCATCCGCCGTTCCGCCCGAAGTCGCCATGCCCAACTGGAAACCCCTGCTGCACCGCCTGCTCGCCCTGATGCAACGCTATCCCGGGCTGATCGCCCTGTTCGGCTTCCTCTCCGGGATGGCCAGCTTCATTCTGGTCGACCGCCAGGAGCGGGTCGGCAAGGTGATCGCCGTGCTCATGCTGCTGAGCTGGGCCTGGCTGCTGCTGGAGGGCTTGCTGACCCGCGGTGCGGCGCGCTGGCTGCGCCTGGAAGTACCGCCGGTGGTGCTGCGCTACCTGACCCAGATGATCCATCAGGAGAGTCTGTTCTTCGCCCTGCCGTTCTTCTTCGTCACCACCGCCTGGAACAGTGGCCAGCTGGTATTCACCAGCCTACTGGGCGCGGCGGCGCTGGTCGCCATCATCGACCCGCTGTACTACAAGTGGCTGGCCGCCCGGCGCTGGCTGTACCTGATCTACCACACCCTGGCGCTGTTCGCCGTGCTGCTCACGGCGCTGCCGCTGATCCTCCACCTGACCACCGCCGAGAGCTACCGGCTGGCCCTCGGCGTGGCCCTGGTGGTGGCCCTGCCGAGCCTCGGCGGGGTGCTCAGCATGCAGCGCTGGTGGCGCTGGCTGGCCTTCGCCGGGCTGACCCTGGCCCTTGGCGTCGGCGGCTGGCTGGCGCGGCCCTGGGTGCCGCCGGCGACCCTGTGGCTGACCGAGGTGGCGGTAACCGACGAGCTTCACGAGCGCTCGCCGGGCGCTGGCCTGGAGCAGGTCAGCAGCGCCCAGCTGCGCGAGGAAGGGCTGTACGCCTACACCGCGATCAATGCACCGCGCGGGCTCAACGAGCGCATCTACCATGTGTGGCGTCACGAAGGGGTGGAGATGGATCGCATCGCCCTGGATATCCATGGCGGACGCAAGGCCGGCTACCGCGCCTGGAGCCACAAGCGCGTGTTCCCGGCCCAGGTGGCCGGCGACTGGCAGGTGCAGGTGGTCACCGAGACCGGCCAGCGCATCGGCGTGCTGCGTTTTCGCGTAACCGATTAGCCACTCCGGCCGCTACAGGCGGAAGCGCTGCACCATGCCGTTGAGGTCGCTGGCCAGGCGCGCCAGCTGATCGCTGGCCACCGAGGTTTCATGGGCGCCGGTGGCGTTCTGCGCGGCGATGTCGCGGATCGCCACCAGGTTGCGATCCACTTCCCGCGCCACCTGGGCCTGTTCCTCGGCGGCGCTGGCAATCACCAGGTTCATCTCGTTGATCTGGCTGACCCGTGTGGAGATCAGCTCCAGCGCACCATCCGCCTCGCTGGCCAGGCTCTGGCTGCGCACCGCGTACTCGCTGCTCTGCGCCATGGCATCCACCGACTCCTGACTGGCGCTCTGGATGGCGCTGATCATCCGCTCGATTTCCTGGGTCGAGACCTGCGTGCGCTGGGCCAGGGCGCGCACCTCGTCGGCTACCACGGCAAAGCCACGGCCCTGGTCGCCGGCCCGCGCCGCCTCGATGGCGGCATTCAGCGCCAGCAGATTGGTCTGCTCGGCGATGGTGCGGATCACCTCCAGCACACGACCGATGGCGATGGCCTCCTCGGCCAGGGTACCGATGGTGCGCGAGGTCACCTGCAGGCGCTCGCTGAGCTGCTCGATGGTGCTGCGCGTGGTGCTGACCTGCCGGCGGCCGGCCTGCGCCGTCTGTTCGGCCTCGCGCGAGGAGTCGGAGGTATGGTTGGCGTTGCGCGCCACCTCGTCCACCGCCGCCGACATCTCGGTGACGGCGGTAGCTGCCATCTCGATCTCGTCGTTCTGCCGGGTGATGCCGCGTGAGGATTGCTCGGTCACCACATGCAGCTGCTCGGCCGCCGAGGCCAGCTGCACTGCCGCACCCTGGATGCCTTGCAGGGTGCTGCGCAGGTTCTCCTGCATCAGCTTGAGGGACTCCTGCACATCGGTGATCTCGTCATGGCCGCTGCACTGCACCGGCTGGGTCAGGTCGCCACCGGCATTGCGCGCCACCACGGCGCGCAGCTCGCTGAGACGCAGGTTGATGCCGCGGCTCATCACCCAGGCCTGGGCACCGCCGCCGAGCAGGATTACCAGCAGCAGGCCGGCGATCAGGGCGAAGTTGCTCTCGTACAGGGCCAGGCCCTCGTTGTACTTGCGCTCGGACTCCTGCAGCTGCACGTCGATCAGCTTGGAAAACTGCTCGGAGAGCGGGTCGATGCGTGGGTACAGTTCTTTGGCGGTGAAGGTCGCCAGGCCCTCGCCATCGTTGCCGCGCAGGATCGCCTTGAGCCGTTGTAGCGGATCACGCGCAGCCTGCATCAACGGCTCGATCTGGGCGATCAGCTGCTTCTCGTCGGTGATCAGTTCGGTGCGCTTGTAGGCCTGCCAGATCGTGTCGATCTTGCCTTCGGCCTCCTCCACCCGGCGCAACGCCTCGGCAGAGGTAATCCCGCCGTTACGCGCCTTGTGGCTGGCATCGACGATATTCACCGCGTAGAGGTCGGCGATCACCTTGAGGTCGCGCAACGGCACCACGCGATCCAGGTAAACGCTGTTGAGGTCTGCTAGTACGCCGCGCAGGCCGTTGAGGCCACTGACGCCTATAGCCAGGCTGCCCGCCATCATCAGGACGATGAGGACGAACAACCTTGTCCGAATAGTCCAGTTTTTCATGGTCGGCCACCTACAACTACAACAGGCGCATGCCTAAGGAAACCATAGTTGTATTTTGCCAGCAGTGCCCGGCCGGCACGGCTTGCCGACAGCCGGCGCAGGCCGCCGGCAGCGTGGCGGAAGGTTCGCGAGCGGCTGCCGTGCCGCTACAGGCGGAAGCGCTGCACCATGCCGCTCAGTTCGCTGGCCAGGCGCGCCAGCTGGTCGCTGGCCACCGAGGTCTGGTGCGCGCCGGTGGCGTTCTGCGCGGCGATGTCGCGGATCGCTACCAGGTTCTTGTCCACTTCCCGCGCCACGTGCGCCTGCTCCTCGGCGGCGCTGGCGATCACCAGGTTCATCTCGTTGATCTGGCTGACCCGCTCGGCGATCAGTTGCAGAGCGCTGTCCGCCTCGCTGGCCAGGCTCTGGCTGCGGCTGGCGTATTCGCTGCTCTGCGCCATGGCGCTGACCGACTCCTGGCTGGCGCTCTGGATGGCGCTGATCATCCGTTCGATTTCCTGGGTCGAGGTCTGCGTGCGCTGGGCCAGGGCGCGTACCTCGTCGGCCACCACGGCAAAGCCGCGGCCCTGGTCGCCGGCCCGCGCCGCCTCGATGGCCGCGTTCAGCGCCAGCAGGTTGGTCTGTTCGGCGATGGTGCGGATCACCTCCAGCACGCGGCCGATACCGATGGCCTCCTCGGCCAGGCGGGCGATGGTCACCGAGGTGTTGTCCAGGCGCTCGGTGAGCTGCTCGATGGTACTGCGCGTGGTGCTGACCTGCTGGCGCCCGGCCTCGGCGGTGGCCTCGGCCTCGCGCGAGGAATCGGAGGTGTGGTTGGCGTTGCGCGCCACCTCGTCCACCGCCGCCGACATCTCGGTGACGGCGGTGGCGGCCATCTGGATCTCGTCGTTCTGCCGGGTGATGCCCTGGGCCGAGTCGTCGGTCACCGCGTGCAGCTCGTCGGCCGCCGAGGCCAGCTGGGTGGCCGAGCCCTGGATGCTCTGCAGGGTGTCGCGCAGGGTGTCCTGCATGTCGCCGAGCGAGCGCTGCACCTGGGTCACCTCGTCAGCGCCCTCGGCCCGTACAGCCTGGGTCAGGTCACCGCTGGCGATGCGCTGCGCCGACACGGCCAGCTCGGCCAGCGGCTGGGTGATGCTGCGGCTGAGCAACCAGGCGGCCAGCAGGGTGAACAGCACGCTGGCGCCGAGGATCAGGCTGAACGTCCAGGTGGCGCTGTTGGCATGCTGCTCGGCGCGCTCGCCGGCCATGGCGGCACCGCGGTTGTTCAACTCGATGATGGCGTCCAGGGCATCGGTCAGCGCGGCGAAGCGGCTGGCCGACTCGCTGGCAGCGGCCTGGTCGAGCTGGCCGGCGCGAATGCTCGCCACCACCTTGCCGAGGGACTCTTCGTAAGCCTTGCTCTTGCCGCTGTAGTCGGTGAACAGGCGGCGATCCTCGTCGAGGATGATGGTTTTCTCGTAGGCCGCATCGTAGCCGGCGACCCGCTCGCGGATCGTCTTGGCCTCGGCACTGAGGCTGTCATCGCGATCCGGATGGGCCATCACTTCGTACTCGGCCAGGCGCAGGGCCTGGCGGTCGGACTTGATCTTGGCCATCAGGTCGAGGCCCAGCATCCACACGTCCTTCACTTCCACCAGCTCGCCGCGCAGGCTGGAAAGCTGGCTGAGGGCCATGCCGCCGGTGAACAGCAGGATCAGGGTGAGCACCCCGAAGCCGATCAGATTGCGTAGACCGACACTGACTGAGCGCAGAAACATGGCGTACTCCGGAACTGCTGGGCTGACTCCTGCAGTCTAGTCCCACGCAGTAGGCCGGCAAGCCGCACCGGCCGTGGCCTTCAGCCGAAGAACCAGTAGCACACCAGGATCGACGCCAGCACCCCGACCAGGTCGGCGAACAATGCGCAGCCCACCGCATGACGGGCGCGCTGGATACCGACCGAGCCGAAGTACACGGCCAGCACGTAGAAGGTGGTTTCCGTGCTGCCCTGCATGGTCGCCGCCACCAGCGCCGGGAAGCTGTCGACGCCCTGGGTCTGCATGGTCTCGATCAGCATGGCGCGTGCCGCGCTGCCGGAGAATGGCTTGACCAGGCCGGTGGGCAGGGCCTCGACGAAGCGGCTGTCCCAACCCAGCTGCTCGACACCCCAGCGGATGCCGTCGAGCAGCACGTCCAGGGCCCCCGAGGCGCGCAGCACGCCGACCGCGCAGAGCATGGCAACCAGGTAGGGCAGCAGGTTCTTGGCCACCTCGAAACCGTCCTTGGCGCCTTCGACGAAGCTCTCGTACACCGGCACCTTCTTCAGCGCACCGAGCAGCAGGAAGCTGAGGATCAGGCCGAACAGGGTGAGGTTGCCGAGCAGCGAGGACAGCGCGGTGAGCGCCGTGGCGCTCAGGCCGGCCAGCACCGCCATGAAGCCGCCGAGCAGCAGGGCACCGCCGCCGAACCAGGCCAGCAGCACCGGATCCCACAGTTTCAGGCGCTGCATGAAGGCCACCGAGAGCAGCGCGCTCAAGGTCGACACGCTATTGGCCAGAAGGATCGGCAGGAACACCAGGGCCGGGTCGCTGGCGCCCTGCTGCGCGCGGTACATGAAGATCGATACCGGCAGCAGGACGAAGGACGAGGCGTTCATCACCATGAACAACACCTGGGCGTTGCTCGCCGAGGTCGGGCTGGGGTTGAGCTCCTGCAACGCCTTCATCGCGCGCAGGCCGATCGGCGTGGCCGCGTTGTCCAGGCCCAGGCCGTTGGCGGTGAAGCTCAGGGTGACCAGGCCCAGCGAATGGTGGCCACGCGGCACCTCGGGCATCAGGCGGGCGAACAGCGGGCCGAGCAGGCGCGCCAGCAGCTCGACCAGGCCGGCCTTCTCGGCAATGCGCAGAAAGCCCAGCCACAGGGTCAGGGTGCCGAACAGCAGGATCATCACGTCGACCGAGGTCTTGGCCATGGTGAACAGGTTTTCCACCATGGCCGCCCATACCCCCGGGTCGCCGCCAATCCAGCGCACCAGGGCAGCCACCGCTGCCACCGCGAAAAATCCTAGCCACAGGCCATTGAGCATCGAGCGTCCCCCGTCGTTGGCCCGGATGATAACGATCCGCCGCCACCCGCGCGACCACCACCCACATTCCCCACGGAGACTGACCTACGCCGCCTGGTGCTCCACCAGACGACGGAACTGCCGTGCCGTCAGCGGCTTGGCGAACAGCCAGCCCTGGCCGCACTCGGCACCCTGCTCGGCCAGATACAGGGCCTGGGCCTCGTGCTCGATGCCCTCGGCCACCACCTTCAGTTGCAGCGCGGCGGCCATCTGGATGATGTGCGGCGCCACCCCGCTGCTGGCAGCGTCGTGGCCGAGGGCGTCGACGAACGACTTGTCGATCTTCAGCACATCGGCCGGCAGCTCCTGCAGGTAGGCCAGGCTGGAATAGCCGGTGCCGAAGTCGTCGATCAGCACCCGGTGGCCATAGCCACGCAGCTCGGCCAACACCCCCTTGGCCGCCTGGATATCGGCCAGCCCCGACTCGGTCACCTCGAAGGCGATCTGTCCGGCGCCGA
The window above is part of the Pseudomonas alcaligenes genome. Proteins encoded here:
- the recC gene encoding exodeoxyribonuclease V subunit gamma, which gives rise to MLSLYHAPDLETLGALATRLLATPARDPFAPARVVVPSQGIGRWLTLQLAREQGIAMQLEVQLPSAFVWELSRLVLGQLPEQSAFTPLTLSWRLYDWLCESANLELAPRLARYLEGGDERRRLSLATRIADVFDQYLLYRDDWLAAWERDELCDLGADEAWQALLWRELTKDGHPHRARLLDDLLQRLYDPAPITGLPERLLVFGISSLPPHHLRVLEGLARHTEVIIFALNPCREAWGEIRDIRELAKQPELSPDEWYLDVGHPLLASLGKQGRDFFDSLFSLASAEGGQETGLYSEDADLHDDSLLHALQHDILRLRTRSADERIELRADDRSLELHIAHSPLREVEILHDQLLARFAADPSLTPDQVVVLTPDIERYAPYIEAVFAPREGAPRIPFSLADRSLRAELPLLEAFIDLLALPESRFAAEEILAWLEQPAIARRAGIEPEDLPLLRDWLRDAGVRWGRDAGHHAALGLPEDNAFTWAQGLDRLLLGFAAPPQLAGEGIPLLGDNLPLDALEGARGQLLGRLCAFVGKLAGLAESLQRPRPLGDWALDLQGLIDSLFDEREAGDTLLLLSQACAALARQAADAGIERPLELALVRQQLGTALEAGGGASGFLTGAVTFCTMVPMRSLPFRLVCLLGLDDGALPRRTPAAGFDLISHKPRRGDRARRLDDRYLLLETLLSARDGLYLSYVGRDPRDNAVLPPSVLVSELLEAVDITAVAASGKASAAISVAHPLQPFAPGNFQQSGQQLGFAGSWFRAAQRLAEAPLLSPPPFITQLPEPGEDWLTIEPAQLLLCFRNPARFLLEQRLGLRLADAEEAIASDEPFALEGPARRGLRHLALQAVERDWSEQQERRIARAAGWLPTGELGHALWGKLRGPVRAFAPRLFEARPAEAPQPLLVDISLAGVRLHGWLDGVTSAGLFDWRLNAPSAWDLPGFWLRHLLLNVAAGEGIARDSLLVSPAGDWQLGPQANARELLEGWLAAYREALSAPLPFLSRSSYEFAKALLTPSARSKKEPLDAARANAQSAWLGADFSPIPGEALDPWNALAFREREPLGERFEQLAEQLLGPALLALAADEEDA
- a CDS encoding Bax inhibitor-1/YccA family protein gives rise to the protein MASGNPSLSEKAFSNLEVASDPMTLGGTVNKTAILLALMLIPAVWIWGRFFANPESAGQLLPLIFGGLGAGLLLSLIVIFFKRSAPYLAPLYALAEGLVLGGVSAFYEAQFPGIVLQAVALTFGTLFCLLAAYRSGLIRATENFKLGVTAATGAIVLLYLVNMGLRLFTDISMPFIHEGGWFGIGFSLFVVVVAALNLVLDFDFIEQGVEQQCPKYMEWYAAFGLMLTLVWLYLEMLRLLSKLRK
- a CDS encoding Na/Pi cotransporter family protein; amino-acid sequence: MLTLLNLLSAIALLVWGTHIVRTGILRVYGSQLRRILSHSVQRRPLAFAAGIGVTALVQSSNATALLVTSFVAQGLMELAPALAIMLGADVGTALMAQVLTLDLSWLSPLLIFAGVVLFLSRKQSRLGQVGRVAIGLGLLILALQLIVQAAKPIAESHSIEALFASLTGDLLLDALVGALFALITYSSLAAVLLTATLAGSGMIGLPVAIGLVIGANIGSGVLALLGSGMQSTAGRRVAVGSLLYKLLGLLLVVPLVDPLVHWMAGLGINSGSLVIAFHLAYNSLRCLLLLPSVNLMARLCSLLLAERGSSNGVAAPRHLDRTALETPSLALANAVRETLRIGDLVEQMLAQLPELLRDGDAEVGREVRRLDDDVDALYSAVKLYLAQMPREDLPAHDSRRWAEIIELAVNLEHAGDMIEQMVGKLDHHKRPRHQAFSETGLAELLGLHQQLQANLRLGLNVFVSGTRDNAQRLLREKRRFRLHERQLAHAHVNRLSRQVVQSIETSALHLELIADMKRLNSLFCSSAYAVLENDDSAPAGNTDGLDDTPLQTPPAS
- a CDS encoding ABC transporter substrate-binding protein encodes the protein MQGARRARGGGWLLLALGLQLAGAWAQELPLYLMEVPPITVNQGEHKGIIGDITLEALRRAGYGYQLIVVPSPRALSSVPLLQDTLIIPLARLPERESSFTWIAEIMQVERAFYTREQPIASFAEARSRLHSIAVSRGSAGYTILLEQGFAPSQLVEVNQGPSALHMLQAGRVEAWYNPVLEADLLQRQEGGPALLRGAALGSTGQYLACSRQCTDRLVRRLSAAVASMRADGSLERIKARYLQPQ
- a CDS encoding DUF5924 family protein, producing the protein MPNWKPLLHRLLALMQRYPGLIALFGFLSGMASFILVDRQERVGKVIAVLMLLSWAWLLLEGLLTRGAARWLRLEVPPVVLRYLTQMIHQESLFFALPFFFVTTAWNSGQLVFTSLLGAAALVAIIDPLYYKWLAARRWLYLIYHTLALFAVLLTALPLILHLTTAESYRLALGVALVVALPSLGGVLSMQRWWRWLAFAGLTLALGVGGWLARPWVPPATLWLTEVAVTDELHERSPGAGLEQVSSAQLREEGLYAYTAINAPRGLNERIYHVWRHEGVEMDRIALDIHGGRKAGYRAWSHKRVFPAQVAGDWQVQVVTETGQRIGVLRFRVTD
- a CDS encoding methyl-accepting chemotaxis protein, whose translation is MKNWTIRTRLFVLIVLMMAGSLAIGVSGLNGLRGVLADLNSVYLDRVVPLRDLKVIADLYAVNIVDASHKARNGGITSAEALRRVEEAEGKIDTIWQAYKRTELITDEKQLIAQIEPLMQAARDPLQRLKAILRGNDGEGLATFTAKELYPRIDPLSEQFSKLIDVQLQESERKYNEGLALYESNFALIAGLLLVILLGGGAQAWVMSRGINLRLSELRAVVARNAGGDLTQPVQCSGHDEITDVQESLKLMQENLRSTLQGIQGAAVQLASAAEQLHVVTEQSSRGITRQNDEIEMAATAVTEMSAAVDEVARNANHTSDSSREAEQTAQAGRRQVSTTRSTIEQLSERLQVTSRTIGTLAEEAIAIGRVLEVIRTIAEQTNLLALNAAIEAARAGDQGRGFAVVADEVRALAQRTQVSTQEIERMISAIQSASQESVDAMAQSSEYAVRSQSLASEADGALELISTRVSQINEMNLVIASAAEEQAQVAREVDRNLVAIRDIAAQNATGAHETSVASDQLARLASDLNGMVQRFRL
- a CDS encoding methyl-accepting chemotaxis protein, with the protein product MFLRSVSVGLRNLIGFGVLTLILLFTGGMALSQLSSLRGELVEVKDVWMLGLDLMAKIKSDRQALRLAEYEVMAHPDRDDSLSAEAKTIRERVAGYDAAYEKTIILDEDRRLFTDYSGKSKAYEESLGKVVASIRAGQLDQAAASESASRFAALTDALDAIIELNNRGAAMAGERAEQHANSATWTFSLILGASVLFTLLAAWLLSRSITQPLAELAVSAQRIASGDLTQAVRAEGADEVTQVQRSLGDMQDTLRDTLQSIQGSATQLASAADELHAVTDDSAQGITRQNDEIQMAATAVTEMSAAVDEVARNANHTSDSSREAEATAEAGRQQVSTTRSTIEQLTERLDNTSVTIARLAEEAIGIGRVLEVIRTIAEQTNLLALNAAIEAARAGDQGRGFAVVADEVRALAQRTQTSTQEIERMISAIQSASQESVSAMAQSSEYASRSQSLASEADSALQLIAERVSQINEMNLVIASAAEEQAHVAREVDKNLVAIRDIAAQNATGAHQTSVASDQLARLASELSGMVQRFRL